The Bos mutus isolate GX-2022 chromosome 7, NWIPB_WYAK_1.1, whole genome shotgun sequence genome window below encodes:
- the ISYNA1 gene encoding inositol-3-phosphate synthase 1: MEAATEFVVESPDVVYSPETIEAQYEYRTTSVRREGGVLKVHPTSTRFTFRTARQVPRLGVMLVGWGGNNGSTLTAAVLANRLRLSWPTRTGRKEANYYGSLTQAGTVSLGLDAEGKEVFVPFSSLLPMVAPDDLVFDGWDISSLNLAEAMRRAQVLDWGLQEQLWPHMEAMRPRPSVYIPEFIAANQSARADNVIPGTRAQQLEQIRRDIRDFRSTAGLDKVIVLWTANTERFCEVIPGLNDTAENLLRTIQLGLEVSPSTLFAVASILEGCAFLNGSPQNTLVPGALELAWQRRVFVGGDDFKSGQTKVKSVLVDFLIGSGLKTMSIVSYNHLGNNDGQNLSAPPQFRSKEVSKSSVVDDMVHSNPVLYSPGEQPDHCVVIKYVPYVGDSKRALDEYTSELMLGGTNTLVLHNTCEDSLLAAPIMLDLALLTELCQRVSFCTDVDPDPQSFHPVLSLLGFLFKAPLAPPGSPVVNALFRQRSCIENILRACVGLPPQNHMLLEHKMERPGLKRVGPLATTSPVLCKKGSAPTAPNGCTGDANGHSQAEAPQMPTT, translated from the exons ATGGAGGCCGCAACTGAGTTCGTGGTCGAGAGCCCCGACGTTGTCTACAGCCCCGAGACCATCGAGGCGCAGTACGAGTACCGGACGACGAGCGTCCGCCGCGAGGGCGGCGTCCTCAAG GTGCACCCCACGTCCACGCGCTTCACTTTCCGGACCGCCCGGCAGGTGCCCCGGCTCGGGGTCATGCTCGTCGGCTGGGGCGGCAACAACGGCTCCACACTGACCGCTGCCGTGCTGGCTAACCGACTGCGCTTGTCCTGGCCCACGCGCACGGGCCGCAAG GAGGCCAACTACTACGGCTCACTGACGCAGGCAGGCACTGTTAGCCTGGGCCTGGACGCCGAGGGCAAGGAAGTGTTCGTGCCCTTCAGTTCACTGCTGCCCATGGTGGCGCCCGACGACCTCGTGTTCGACG GCTGGGACATATCTTCGCTGAACCTGGCGGAGGCGATGCGGCGTGCACAGGTACTGGACTGGGGACTGCAGGAGCAACTCTGGCCGCACATGGAGGCCATGCGCCCGCGGCCCTCCGTCTACATCCCGGAGTTCATCGCAGCTAACCAGAGTGCACGCGCCGACAACGTCATCCCGGGCACGCGCGCGCAGCAG CTGGAGCAGATCCGTAGGGACATCCGCGACTTTCGGTCCACCGCCGGCCTGGACAAAGTCATCGTGCTGTGGACAGCGAACACGGAGCGCTTCTGCGAAGTGATTCCAGGCCTCAATGACACTGCTGAGAACCTGCTGCGCACCATCCAG CTGGGCCTGGAAGTGTCGCCCTCCACACTCTTTGCCGTGGCCAGCATCTTGGAGGGCTGTGCCTTCCTCAATGGGTCCCCACAGAACACGCTGGTACCCGGTGCCCTCGAGCTCGCGTGGCAGCGCCGCGTTTTTGTGGGTGGAGACGACTTCAAGTCGGGCCAGACCAAGGTCAAATCTGTGCTCGTGGACTTCCTTATCGGCTCTGGCCTCAAG ACCATGTCCATCGTGAGCTACAACCACCTGGGCAACAACGACGGGCAGAACTTGTCAGCGCCCCCACAGTTCCGCTCCAAGGAGGTGTCCAAGAGCAGCGTGGTGGACGACATGGTGCACAGCAACCCGGTGCTCTACTCGCCGGGCGAACAGCCCGACCACTGC GTGGTCATCAAGTACGTGCCATACGTGGGCGACAGCAAGCGTGCCCTGGATGAGTACACATCGGAGCTGATGCTGGGTGGTACCAACACGTTGGTGCTGCACAACACGTGCGAG GACTCGCTCCTGGCCGCACCCATCATGCTGGACCTGGCCCTGCTGACTGAACTGTGTCAGCGAGTGAGCTTCTGCACCGACGTCGACCCGGACCCGCAGAGCTTCCATCCGGTGCTGTCACTGCTCGGCTTCCTCTTCAAGGCGCCACTTGCACCGCCCGGCAGCCCCGTAGTCAATGCGCTCTTCCGCCAGCGTAGCTGCATCGAGAATATCCTCAG GGCCTGCGTGGGGCTCCCGCCGCAGAACCACATGCTTCTGGAGCACAAGATGGAACGCCCTGGCCTCAAGAGAGTTGGGCCCTTGGCCACCACCTCTCCGGTGCTTTGCAAGAAAGGATCTGCGCCGACCGCACCCAATGGCTGTACTGGTGATGCCAATGGGCACTCACAGGCTGAGGCACCCCAGATGCCCACCACCTAA